From the genome of Anopheles merus strain MAF chromosome X, AmerM5.1, whole genome shotgun sequence, one region includes:
- the LOC121590072 gene encoding uncharacterized protein LOC121590072 isoform X2: MDSFFRLRRSSHTPAYSQGGQEPLIVVEESENNEKEEEASNQSSQRQSLDIESPENPYLLSPWRETRKHSLPTPPCTSGITASQVRRLSERGGEGSGPSPREQAFLATLYSTPAPQPGGRRHSVVTISRVPPTMFGRNRRESIAALPAGQRSNASSRRESNIGPPPSTDHRASSATEINRCGEKEHPSPLASHAFPLRSAARSPTAGPSGAAGAAGAADPPKSNLQKNRSNSFDISLYQNIKQLATGGGSGGGSAGPPDGLVESGWFVKRHQPMARRKSASRSPSATVTFARETFDKLREAGTGPAHKEEPKPKPKESRSPLNKLKWDGRSAIVDARMIGHAIENFITGSSSSSPSASSSSGGKKSSAGGKEGGTGRSTAGAKKSVTSSWFGKADEDEDSNDTCDSSLCSTLKDLFVK; this comes from the exons ATGG ATTCGTTCTTCCGGCTGCGTCGGTCGTCCCACACGCCCGCGTACAGCCAGGGCGGCCAGGAGCCGCTGATCGTGGTCGAGGAGTCGGAAAACAatgagaaggaggaggaggcaaGCAATCAGTCGTCCCAGCGCCAAAGCCTGGACATCGAGTCGCCGGAGAATCCGTACTTGCTGTCGCCCTGGCGCGAAACGCGCAAACACTCGCTGCCGACCCCGCCCTGCACCAGCGGCATCACCGCCAGCCAGGTGCGCCGCCTGTCCGAGCGGGGCGGCGAAGGGTCGGGCCCGTCGCCCCGCGAGCAAGCCTTCCTGGCGACGCTCTACAGCACGCCGGCCCCGCAGCCGGGCGGCCGGCGCCACTCGGTCGTGACGATCAGCCGCGTGCCGCCCACCATGTTTGGCCGGAACCGCCGGGAGTCGATTGCAGCGCTACCGGCCGGCCAGCG CTCGAACGCAAGCTCCCGACGCGAAAGCAATATCGGACCGCCGCCATCGACGGACCACCGAG CCTCGTCTGCGACAGAGATTAATCGATGTGGCGAGAAAGAGCACCCTAGCCCCCTAGCCTCCCACGCGTTTCCGCTCCGGTCGGCGGCCAGGAGCCCGACGGCGGGCCCGTCCGGTGCAGCCGGTGCCGCTGGCGCCGCCGACCCGCCCAAGAGCAATCTGCAGAAGAATCGCTCCAACAGTTTTGACATTTCGCTCTACCAGAATATCAAGCAGCTGGCGACCGGGGGCGGCAGCGGGGGCGGGTCGGCCGGTCCGCCCGACGGGCTCGTCGAGTCGGGCTGGTTCGTCAAGCGCCACCAGCCGATGGCGCGCCGCAAGTCCGCGTCCCGGTCGCCGAGCGCGACCGTCACGTTCGCGCGCGAAACGTTCGACAAGCTGCGGGAGGCCGGAACCGGGCCCGCCCACAAGGAGGAGCCGAAGCCGAAGCCGAAGGAGTCCCGCTCGCCGCTGAACAAGCTGAAGTGGGACGGCCGGAGCGCGATCGTGGACGCGCGCATGATCGGGCACGCGATCGAGAACTTCATCACCggctcgtcctcgtcgtccccgtccgcgtcgtcgtcgtccgggGGCAAGAAGTCGTCCGCCGGCGGCAAGGAGGGCGGGACCGGCCGGTCCACCGCCGGCGCGAAGAAGTCGGTCACCTCCAGCTGGTTCGGCAAGgcggacgaggacgaggactCGAACGACACGTGCGACTCGTCGCTCTGCTCCACGCTGAAGGATCTGTTCGTGAAGTAA
- the LOC121590072 gene encoding uncharacterized protein LOC121590072 isoform X1, which produces MDSFFRLRRSSHTPAYSQGGQEPLIVVEESENNEKEEEASNQSSQRQSLDIESPENPYLLSPWRETRKHSLPTPPCTSGITASQVRRLSERGGEGSGPSPREQAFLATLYSTPAPQPGGRRHSVVTISRVPPTMFGRNRRESIAALPAGQRSNASSRRESNIGPPPSTDHRGSIHNLQLDIMDDIVQARKARMKLWNTSNERVCEVQTLDEAGTGSSSPMRYTNRRYSDFVGTALPPIQSFRRASEMPISPCGAPLVPGGSFNAPAATATGATAAAAVAAAAAASPGTDAASPKPKTKMGIVCTNTDLISLLSSLASSATEINRCGEKEHPSPLASHAFPLRSAARSPTAGPSGAAGAAGAADPPKSNLQKNRSNSFDISLYQNIKQLATGGGSGGGSAGPPDGLVESGWFVKRHQPMARRKSASRSPSATVTFARETFDKLREAGTGPAHKEEPKPKPKESRSPLNKLKWDGRSAIVDARMIGHAIENFITGSSSSSPSASSSSGGKKSSAGGKEGGTGRSTAGAKKSVTSSWFGKADEDEDSNDTCDSSLCSTLKDLFVK; this is translated from the exons ATGG ATTCGTTCTTCCGGCTGCGTCGGTCGTCCCACACGCCCGCGTACAGCCAGGGCGGCCAGGAGCCGCTGATCGTGGTCGAGGAGTCGGAAAACAatgagaaggaggaggaggcaaGCAATCAGTCGTCCCAGCGCCAAAGCCTGGACATCGAGTCGCCGGAGAATCCGTACTTGCTGTCGCCCTGGCGCGAAACGCGCAAACACTCGCTGCCGACCCCGCCCTGCACCAGCGGCATCACCGCCAGCCAGGTGCGCCGCCTGTCCGAGCGGGGCGGCGAAGGGTCGGGCCCGTCGCCCCGCGAGCAAGCCTTCCTGGCGACGCTCTACAGCACGCCGGCCCCGCAGCCGGGCGGCCGGCGCCACTCGGTCGTGACGATCAGCCGCGTGCCGCCCACCATGTTTGGCCGGAACCGCCGGGAGTCGATTGCAGCGCTACCGGCCGGCCAGCG CTCGAACGCAAGCTCCCGACGCGAAAGCAATATCGGACCGCCGCCATCGACGGACCACCGAGGTAGTATACACAATTTACAGTTAGATATAATGGATGATATAGTACAGGCTAGAAAAGCGCGCATGAAGCTGTGGAACACGAGCAACGAGCGTGTGTGCGAGGTGCAGACGCTGGACGAGGCCGGCACCGGTTCCAGCTCGCCGATGCGCTACACCAACCGGCGCTACTCGGACTTTGTCGGTACCGCCCTGCCCCCGATACAGTCGTTCCGGCGCGCCTCCGAGATGCCGATATCGCCCTGCGGCGCCCCGCTCGTGCCGGGCGGCTCGTTCAACGCGCcggccgccaccgccaccggtgCCACAGCCGCagccgccgtcgccgccgccgcagccgccTCCCCGGGCACCGACGCCGCGTCCCCGAAGCCGAAAACGAAGATGGGTATCGTGTGCACCAACACTGATCTGATATCTCTCTTATCGTCTCTAGCCTCGTCTGCGACAGAGATTAATCGATGTGGCGAGAAAGAGCACCCTAGCCCCCTAGCCTCCCACGCGTTTCCGCTCCGGTCGGCGGCCAGGAGCCCGACGGCGGGCCCGTCCGGTGCAGCCGGTGCCGCTGGCGCCGCCGACCCGCCCAAGAGCAATCTGCAGAAGAATCGCTCCAACAGTTTTGACATTTCGCTCTACCAGAATATCAAGCAGCTGGCGACCGGGGGCGGCAGCGGGGGCGGGTCGGCCGGTCCGCCCGACGGGCTCGTCGAGTCGGGCTGGTTCGTCAAGCGCCACCAGCCGATGGCGCGCCGCAAGTCCGCGTCCCGGTCGCCGAGCGCGACCGTCACGTTCGCGCGCGAAACGTTCGACAAGCTGCGGGAGGCCGGAACCGGGCCCGCCCACAAGGAGGAGCCGAAGCCGAAGCCGAAGGAGTCCCGCTCGCCGCTGAACAAGCTGAAGTGGGACGGCCGGAGCGCGATCGTGGACGCGCGCATGATCGGGCACGCGATCGAGAACTTCATCACCggctcgtcctcgtcgtccccgtccgcgtcgtcgtcgtccgggGGCAAGAAGTCGTCCGCCGGCGGCAAGGAGGGCGGGACCGGCCGGTCCACCGCCGGCGCGAAGAAGTCGGTCACCTCCAGCTGGTTCGGCAAGgcggacgaggacgaggactCGAACGACACGTGCGACTCGTCGCTCTGCTCCACGCTGAAGGATCTGTTCGTGAAGTAA